GATTTGAGAAATAACGCTGGTGGTTATTATAATCATAGTTTGTTTTTCGAAAATCTTGCTGCAAAATCAAGCGGACAACCAAAAGATACTTTAGCTTCAGCAATAAACAGAGATTTTGGAAGTTTTGACCTTTTTAAAGCACAGTTTACTGAAGCTGCAGAAAGTCAATTTGGTTCAGGTTGGGCTTGGTTAATTGTAGATAAAACAGGTAAATTACAAATTACAAGCACACCAAATCAAGACAATCCATTAATGCCAAAACAACTTATCACAGGAGCACCTATTTTAAACATTGATGTTTGGGAACATGCTTATTATTTAGATTATCAATACAAACGTAGAAGATATATTGATAGTTTTTATAAAGTCATTGATTGGAAAAAAGTTAATGAACGATTTGAAGAAGCTCTAAAAAATACAAAACCCTAACATAAAGTTAGGGTTTGTTTTTTTTACCAAATAACAACTCGCTTATCGTCCGGTCTTCGCATTTTACTTCCAGGTTTTATACCAAAAGCTTCATAAAACTCAGGCATATTTTGCAA
The window above is part of the Flavobacterium sp. PMTSA4 genome. Proteins encoded here:
- a CDS encoding superoxide dismutase; amino-acid sequence: MKKKQLLTIIFLGGLLVVSCNKKKLTEVVEVPLPAAEEKITIGLPEDVSAAEGQFSLKKLPDNYEAFAPSIGVLTMENHYSKHYLTYTNNLNKLISADQTLVDLSIEDILKKLDLNNEDLRNNAGGYYNHSLFFENLAAKSSGQPKDTLASAINRDFGSFDLFKAQFTEAAESQFGSGWAWLIVDKTGKLQITSTPNQDNPLMPKQLITGAPILNIDVWEHAYYLDYQYKRRRYIDSFYKVIDWKKVNERFEEALKNTKP